In one Lolium rigidum isolate FL_2022 chromosome 3, APGP_CSIRO_Lrig_0.1, whole genome shotgun sequence genomic region, the following are encoded:
- the LOC124702945 gene encoding 7-methyl-GTP pyrophosphatase-like isoform X2 has protein sequence MQSSHRPCNLLCPVAPSATTAPLPHQRPPHLLGTPPQRLLSPPSRLTQTRLLCCKTAMSTSSSSAAAAAGNPQPFKLILGSSSVARKNILNEMGFEFQVMTADIDERSIRREDPEELVMVLAEAKADAIMSRMRISDYQKEGIIREKPSTKEEARQFLKGYSGGHVSTVGGVVVTNLTTGKKLGSLDKAEVYFHDIPEEVIEKLIDEGVVFRVAGGLLLEHPLTLPFVEAVVGSSDSVMGLSKDVANKLIHEALTV, from the exons ATGCAATCTTCCCACCGTCCCTGCAATCTCCTCTGCCCGGTGGCGCCGTCTGCGACCACCGCGCCCCTTCCTCACCAGCGTCCACCCCATCTTCTCGGAACGCCGCCGCAGCGCCTCCTCTCCCCTCCTAGCCGGCTCACTCAAACTCGCCTCCTCTGCTGCAAGACTGCAATGTCTacatcctcttcctccgccgccgccgccgccgggaaccCCCAGCCTTTCAAG TTGATTCTGGGGTCCTCGTCGGTTGCCAGGAAGAACATCCTCAACGAGATGGGGTTCGAGTTCCAAGTCATG ACCGCGGACATCGACGAGAGGAGCATAAGAAGGGAGGATCCGGAAGAACTAGTCATGGTTCTTGCGGAGGCCAAG GCTGATGCTATCATGTCAAGAATGAGGATTTCTGATTACCAGAAAGAAG GGATTATTAGAGAAAAGCCAAGCACCAAGGAAGAAGCACGCCAATTCCTTAAAG GTTATTCTGGTGGGCATGTGTCAACTGTGGGTGGTGTGGTTGTAACTAATCTTACGACCGGCAAGAAGCTAGGTAGTTTAGACAAAGCTGAG GTGTACTTCCATGACAtaccagaggaggtcattgagaaaTTG ATCGATGAGGGGGTCGTATTTAGGGTCGCAGGTGGTTTGCTGCTAGAACATCCATTGACATTACCATTTGTGGAAGCAGTG GTTGGTTCTAGTGACAGTGTAATGGGGCTATCAAAGGATGTCGCAAACAAACTCATTCACGAGGCATTGACCGTGTAA
- the LOC124702945 gene encoding 7-methyl-GTP pyrophosphatase-like isoform X1, whose product MQSSHRPCNLLCPVAPSATTAPLPHQRPPHLLGTPPQRLLSPPSRLTQTRLLCCKTAMSTSSSSAAAAAGNPQPFKLILGSSSVARKNILNEMGFEFQVMTADIDERSIRREDPEELVMVLAEAKADAIMSRMRISDYQKEGDQPTLLITSDIVVVHEGIIREKPSTKEEARQFLKGYSGGHVSTVGGVVVTNLTTGKKLGSLDKAEVYFHDIPEEVIEKLIDEGVVFRVAGGLLLEHPLTLPFVEAVVGSSDSVMGLSKDVANKLIHEALTV is encoded by the exons ATGCAATCTTCCCACCGTCCCTGCAATCTCCTCTGCCCGGTGGCGCCGTCTGCGACCACCGCGCCCCTTCCTCACCAGCGTCCACCCCATCTTCTCGGAACGCCGCCGCAGCGCCTCCTCTCCCCTCCTAGCCGGCTCACTCAAACTCGCCTCCTCTGCTGCAAGACTGCAATGTCTacatcctcttcctccgccgccgccgccgccgggaaccCCCAGCCTTTCAAG TTGATTCTGGGGTCCTCGTCGGTTGCCAGGAAGAACATCCTCAACGAGATGGGGTTCGAGTTCCAAGTCATG ACCGCGGACATCGACGAGAGGAGCATAAGAAGGGAGGATCCGGAAGAACTAGTCATGGTTCTTGCGGAGGCCAAG GCTGATGCTATCATGTCAAGAATGAGGATTTCTGATTACCAGAAAGAAGGTGACCAACCAACACTCCTGATAACCTCTGACATA GTGGTCGTCCATGAAGGGATTATTAGAGAAAAGCCAAGCACCAAGGAAGAAGCACGCCAATTCCTTAAAG GTTATTCTGGTGGGCATGTGTCAACTGTGGGTGGTGTGGTTGTAACTAATCTTACGACCGGCAAGAAGCTAGGTAGTTTAGACAAAGCTGAG GTGTACTTCCATGACAtaccagaggaggtcattgagaaaTTG ATCGATGAGGGGGTCGTATTTAGGGTCGCAGGTGGTTTGCTGCTAGAACATCCATTGACATTACCATTTGTGGAAGCAGTG GTTGGTTCTAGTGACAGTGTAATGGGGCTATCAAAGGATGTCGCAAACAAACTCATTCACGAGGCATTGACCGTGTAA